Proteins encoded in a region of the Pigmentiphaga litoralis genome:
- a CDS encoding uroporphyrinogen-III synthase, with protein sequence MPRTPMASDGRQAAAAQPVVLTRPAGQNAALAARLRAAGRDVLELPSLQLTPLPGPAPDPAAFDLVVFVSGNAVRFYLDTRQDAYGAWLPWPVNVPAATVGPSSSAALRAHPAFGDAPSVIQPSSDAATFDSESLWTELAALAPMPSTALIVRGGSGPEGRGRDWLAARLREAGVAVTIHSAYRREPAPWSDDAMATLQAWAAAGRSAVILVTSKEGADALQAAAQAAGLLDWYAGCRLIATHPRIAAHVAIALPSNGSVPRGLGAGEPLLQISSPRDDDIFAAIESTP encoded by the coding sequence ATGCCCCGGACCCCCATGGCGAGTGACGGGCGGCAGGCCGCCGCGGCGCAGCCTGTGGTTCTGACCCGTCCGGCCGGCCAGAACGCCGCGTTGGCGGCCCGCTTGCGCGCCGCCGGCCGTGACGTGCTGGAACTTCCGTCCTTGCAACTGACCCCGTTGCCTGGCCCGGCACCTGACCCTGCCGCGTTCGACCTGGTGGTGTTCGTCAGCGGCAACGCGGTCCGCTTCTATCTGGACACGCGCCAGGATGCCTATGGGGCATGGCTGCCCTGGCCGGTGAACGTCCCGGCGGCCACGGTCGGCCCGTCCAGCAGTGCGGCGCTGCGGGCCCATCCGGCGTTTGGCGATGCGCCTTCTGTCATCCAGCCTTCTTCCGACGCGGCCACGTTCGACTCCGAATCCCTGTGGACCGAACTGGCTGCGCTTGCGCCGATGCCGTCGACAGCGTTGATCGTGCGCGGCGGGAGCGGACCGGAAGGCCGGGGCAGGGACTGGCTGGCGGCCCGGCTGCGCGAAGCGGGCGTTGCCGTCACGATCCACAGCGCCTATCGGCGGGAGCCCGCGCCGTGGTCCGACGACGCCATGGCGACGCTTCAGGCCTGGGCCGCCGCAGGCCGCTCCGCGGTCATATTGGTCACCAGCAAGGAAGGCGCCGATGCCCTGCAAGCCGCTGCGCAGGCCGCCGGCCTGCTCGATTGGTACGCCGGATGTCGCCTGATTGCAACGCATCCGCGCATTGCTGCTCACGTGGCGATCGCCCTGCCCAGCAACGGTTCAGTCCCCCGTGGCCTCGGCGCTGGAGAACCCTTGTTACAAATATCATCGCCACGCGATGATGACATCTTTGCCGCGATAGAATCGACGCCATGA
- the hemC gene encoding hydroxymethylbilane synthase gives MTHDRLIIATRESRLALWQAEHVQAKLRALYPQMSVELLGMTTRGDQILDRTLSKVGGKGLFVKELENALMDGRADLAVHSLKDVPVDMADGFRLSTILSREDPRDALVSNTYPNLAAMPPGAVVGTSSLRRESQIRARFPHLNVQPLRGNLDTRLAKLDRGNYDAIVLAAAGLSRLGLGARIRCLLEPEDSLPSAGQGALGIEIRADRSDLQALFAPLSDTAATAEAIAERAVSRALGGSCQVPLAAFAQADLDGGLSLRALVALPDGSRVIRVARAGRMDDAEALGQAVADELLAGGAAEILAVLNAPDAPDPHAPDPHGE, from the coding sequence TTGACCCACGACCGTTTGATCATCGCGACGCGCGAAAGCCGCCTGGCCCTCTGGCAGGCGGAACATGTGCAGGCGAAACTGCGGGCCCTGTATCCGCAGATGTCGGTCGAGCTGTTAGGCATGACGACGCGCGGCGACCAGATTCTGGATCGCACGTTGTCCAAGGTGGGCGGCAAGGGCCTGTTCGTCAAGGAACTTGAAAATGCGCTGATGGACGGCCGCGCCGACCTGGCAGTGCATTCGCTCAAGGACGTGCCGGTCGACATGGCCGACGGGTTTCGCCTCAGCACGATCCTGTCGCGGGAAGACCCCCGCGATGCGCTGGTATCCAACACCTACCCCAACCTGGCCGCGATGCCCCCGGGCGCGGTGGTCGGCACGTCCAGCCTGCGCCGCGAATCACAGATCCGTGCGCGATTCCCGCACCTGAATGTGCAGCCCTTGCGCGGCAACCTGGACACACGGCTGGCCAAGCTGGATCGCGGCAACTACGACGCAATCGTGCTGGCGGCCGCGGGGCTGAGCCGGCTCGGCCTGGGCGCGCGTATCCGCTGCCTGCTGGAACCGGAAGACAGCCTGCCGTCGGCCGGGCAGGGCGCGCTGGGCATCGAAATCCGTGCCGATCGCAGTGATCTGCAGGCGTTGTTTGCACCGCTGTCCGACACGGCCGCCACGGCCGAAGCCATTGCCGAACGCGCCGTGTCGCGGGCGCTGGGCGGATCCTGCCAGGTGCCGCTGGCGGCGTTTGCCCAGGCGGATCTGGATGGCGGTCTGTCCTTGCGCGCCTTGGTGGCCCTGCCCGATGGATCCAGGGTGATCCGCGTGGCGCGCGCGGGCCGCATGGACGACGCCGAAGCCTTGGGCCAGGCGGTGGCGGACGAACTGCTGGCCGGTGGCGCCGCCGAGATCCTGGCCGTGCTGAACGCGCCGGATGCGCCGGACCCCCATGCCCCGGACCCCCATGGCGAGTGA
- the ppc gene encoding phosphoenolpyruvate carboxylase, which yields MTTASAAPDLPFRNDIRLLGRLLGDVIRASEGEHVFDTIETVRRNAVKFRRDGDEGDGKALEKRLKQLSPDDTNSVVRAFSYFLHLANIAEDRDQNRQRRAQWLENDTPTRGTLRDAVAGLKSRGVTPAKIRQALHTAVMSPVLTAHPTEVQRKSTLDVHREIARLLQDRDAPHTPDEAYEKSLELLGRIDTLWQTRMLRYTKLTVADEIENALSFYRSTFLTVIPQIYAHLSRLLGREATDPFAPLPPPMTPFLTMGSWIGGDRDGNPNVDANTLQLALLRQTATAVEFYLDETHALGAELSMTTLLTPASEALLELAESSGDTSSHRADEPYRRALVGIYARIGATGKKLTGRDLARRAAPPAEPYGSPDELAADLTVIADSLVEHHAAPIARLRLAALRQAVSVFGFHLATIDLRQSSDVHERTLAELFARAGVQGDYAALTEDERVALLRDELTQARPLGSPWMAYSEETQRELNIFRAAAKARADYGPQALQHAIVSHTETVSDLLEVLVLQKETGLIAPGADPTGKRPPDVGEGLIVVPLFETIPDLVNGPGIMSRYLDLPEVRARVKHAQYGVQEVMLGYSDSNKDGGFLTSNWSLYEAERALVDVFSQRKVRLRLFHGRGGTVGRGGGSSFDAILAQPPGTVAGQIRLTEQGEVIQSKYKDADIGRWHLELLTAATLEASLVDPAEAKQAEDKLFAEFGPTMQFLSDTAMRTYRALVYETPGFADYFFAATPLSEISELNIGSRPAARKSTGRIEDLRAIPWGFSWGQCRLLLPGWYGVGSAIEAYLRGGPDSGAEGKRSDRLRHLRDMSQRWPFFKTLLSNMEMVLAKTDLAIASRYALLVEDRALRNRIFGAMRDELERTIAALKLITGQRQLLADNPSLARSLRDRIAYIDPLNHLQIELIRRYRSAQRDAAGKASKKSAGGKSGKAGKAKDVAAPDERTQRGIHLTINGIAAGLRNTG from the coding sequence ATGACGACTGCCAGCGCCGCCCCCGACCTTCCTTTCCGCAACGATATTCGCCTGCTCGGCCGCCTGCTCGGCGACGTGATTCGCGCCAGCGAAGGCGAACATGTCTTCGATACGATCGAGACCGTCCGCCGCAACGCCGTTAAATTCCGCCGCGATGGCGACGAAGGTGATGGGAAAGCGCTCGAAAAGCGGCTCAAGCAACTGTCGCCGGATGACACGAATTCCGTGGTGCGCGCCTTCAGCTACTTCCTGCACTTGGCCAATATTGCCGAAGACCGCGACCAGAACCGGCAGCGGCGCGCGCAGTGGCTGGAAAACGATACGCCCACGCGGGGCACGCTGCGCGATGCGGTGGCCGGACTCAAGTCGCGCGGCGTGACGCCCGCCAAGATCCGCCAGGCCTTGCACACGGCGGTCATGTCGCCGGTATTGACCGCGCACCCGACCGAAGTGCAGCGCAAAAGCACGCTGGATGTGCACCGCGAGATCGCGCGTCTGCTGCAGGATCGCGACGCGCCCCACACGCCTGACGAGGCCTACGAGAAGTCACTGGAGTTGCTCGGCCGGATCGACACGCTGTGGCAGACCCGCATGCTGCGCTATACCAAGCTGACGGTGGCCGACGAGATCGAGAACGCGCTGTCGTTCTACCGCAGCACCTTCCTGACGGTGATCCCGCAGATCTATGCGCACCTGTCGCGCCTGCTGGGCCGCGAGGCGACCGACCCGTTTGCTCCCCTGCCCCCGCCCATGACGCCCTTCCTGACCATGGGCAGCTGGATCGGCGGGGACCGCGACGGCAATCCGAATGTGGACGCCAACACGCTGCAACTGGCGTTGCTGCGCCAGACCGCCACGGCCGTCGAGTTCTATCTGGACGAGACCCACGCGCTGGGCGCCGAACTGTCGATGACGACGCTGCTGACACCCGCATCCGAAGCCCTGCTGGAACTGGCCGAGTCCAGCGGCGACACGTCGAGCCATCGTGCCGACGAGCCCTACCGGCGCGCCCTGGTCGGCATCTATGCCCGCATCGGCGCAACCGGCAAGAAGCTGACGGGCCGCGACCTGGCCCGCCGCGCCGCGCCGCCGGCCGAACCCTATGGCAGCCCCGATGAACTGGCGGCCGACCTGACCGTGATCGCCGATTCCCTGGTCGAGCACCATGCCGCCCCGATCGCCCGCCTGCGCCTCGCCGCGCTGCGCCAGGCCGTGTCGGTGTTCGGCTTCCACTTGGCCACGATTGACCTGCGGCAGAGTTCGGATGTGCATGAACGCACCCTGGCCGAGCTGTTTGCGCGGGCTGGCGTGCAAGGCGATTACGCCGCACTGACCGAAGATGAACGTGTCGCCCTGCTGCGCGACGAGCTGACGCAGGCCCGCCCGCTGGGGTCCCCGTGGATGGCCTACAGCGAAGAAACGCAGCGGGAACTGAACATTTTCCGCGCGGCGGCCAAGGCACGTGCCGACTACGGTCCCCAGGCCCTGCAGCATGCCATCGTGTCGCATACCGAGACCGTCAGCGATCTGCTGGAAGTGCTGGTGCTGCAGAAAGAAACCGGCCTGATCGCCCCCGGCGCCGACCCCACCGGCAAGCGGCCGCCCGATGTCGGTGAAGGCCTGATCGTGGTGCCGCTGTTCGAGACCATTCCCGACCTGGTCAATGGCCCCGGCATCATGTCGCGCTATCTGGACCTTCCGGAAGTGCGCGCCCGGGTCAAGCACGCGCAGTACGGCGTGCAGGAAGTCATGCTGGGCTATTCGGACAGCAACAAGGACGGCGGCTTCCTGACGTCCAACTGGTCGCTGTACGAAGCCGAACGTGCGCTGGTGGATGTGTTCAGCCAGCGCAAGGTGCGCCTGCGCCTGTTCCATGGCCGCGGCGGCACGGTGGGCCGGGGCGGTGGTTCCAGCTTCGACGCCATCCTGGCCCAGCCGCCCGGTACCGTGGCTGGCCAGATCCGCCTGACGGAACAGGGCGAGGTCATCCAGAGCAAGTACAAGGACGCCGACATCGGCCGCTGGCACCTGGAATTGCTGACGGCGGCCACGCTCGAGGCCAGCCTGGTGGACCCGGCCGAGGCCAAGCAGGCCGAAGACAAGCTGTTTGCGGAATTCGGCCCGACCATGCAGTTCCTGTCGGACACGGCCATGCGCACCTACCGCGCGCTGGTCTACGAGACCCCCGGGTTCGCGGACTATTTCTTTGCCGCCACACCGCTGTCGGAAATCTCGGAGCTGAACATCGGATCCCGCCCGGCGGCCCGCAAATCCACCGGCCGCATCGAAGACCTGCGCGCCATTCCCTGGGGCTTCTCGTGGGGCCAATGCCGCTTGCTGCTGCCGGGCTGGTACGGCGTGGGATCCGCCATCGAGGCCTACCTGCGGGGTGGCCCCGACTCGGGCGCGGAAGGCAAGCGCAGCGATCGCCTGCGCCACCTGCGCGACATGTCGCAGCGCTGGCCCTTCTTCAAGACGCTGCTGTCGAACATGGAAATGGTGCTGGCCAAGACCGACCTGGCCATTGCGTCACGGTATGCGCTGCTGGTCGAGGACCGGGCCCTGCGCAACCGTATCTTTGGCGCGATGCGCGACGAGCTGGAACGCACGATCGCGGCGCTCAAGCTGATCACCGGGCAGCGGCAATTGCTGGCCGACAATCCGTCGCTGGCGCGATCGCTGCGCGACCGGATCGCGTACATCGACCCGCTGAATCACCTGCAGATCGAACTGATCCGCCGCTATCGAAGCGCCCAGCGCGACGCCGCCGGCAAGGCCAGCAAGAAGTCGGCAGGAGGCAAATCGGGCAAGGCTGGCAAAGCCAAGGACGTGGCTGCGCCCGATGAACGGACCCAGCGCGGCATTCATCTGACCATCAACGGGATTGCGGCCGGGCTGCGCAATACAGGGTGA
- a CDS encoding TerC family protein, with amino-acid sequence MLEFFQTLNWSSVFQIILIDILLGGDNAVVIALACRNLPQKTRMQGILWGTAGAIILRVILIAFAVTMLGIPFLKVVGGLLLFWIGIKLLIPEDDAHNVEGGSTLMSAIKTIIIADFVMSLDNVIAIAAAAQRADEAHQLGLVIFGLLVSVPIIVWGSTIVLKLIDRFPVVIILGGALLGWIAGGMLVTDVATERYLIAPTALANYRTELTYAAEILGALIVVVVGLAIAKRKKTTTTPHAV; translated from the coding sequence GTGCTTGAGTTCTTCCAGACGCTCAATTGGAGCTCCGTCTTTCAAATTATCCTTATCGACATTCTGCTCGGTGGGGACAACGCGGTCGTGATCGCGTTGGCTTGTCGCAACCTCCCCCAGAAGACCCGCATGCAGGGCATTCTCTGGGGTACCGCCGGCGCCATCATCCTGCGCGTGATCCTGATCGCGTTCGCGGTGACGATGCTGGGTATTCCGTTCCTGAAGGTCGTGGGCGGTCTGCTGCTGTTCTGGATCGGCATCAAGCTGTTGATTCCTGAAGATGATGCGCACAACGTTGAAGGCGGCTCGACCCTGATGTCGGCCATCAAGACGATCATCATCGCCGACTTCGTGATGAGCCTGGACAACGTCATCGCCATTGCTGCCGCCGCGCAGCGTGCCGACGAAGCCCATCAGCTGGGTCTGGTGATCTTCGGTCTGCTGGTCAGCGTGCCGATCATCGTCTGGGGCAGCACGATCGTCCTGAAGCTGATCGACCGTTTCCCGGTCGTCATCATCCTGGGCGGCGCACTGCTGGGCTGGATTGCCGGCGGCATGCTGGTCACCGACGTCGCGACCGAGCGTTACCTGATCGCGCCGACGGCCTTGGCCAACTACCGTACGGAACTGACCTACGCCGCCGAAATCCTGGGCGCGTTGATCGTTGTTGTCGTGGGCCTGGCGATTGCCAAGCGCAAGAAGACGACGACCACGCCGCACGCGGTCTAA
- a CDS encoding TerC family protein, with product MEFGSTAFFLALLQIVWVNILLSGDNAVVIALAARSLPEHQQKKAIVIGSAAAIVMRIVLTLVAAQLLQLPWLKLIGSILLLYVGITLLVPENEDDSGHAVKGTMLAAIRTILIADLVMSLDNVIAVAAAAMGNTTLLIAGLAISIPLVIFGSTLLLKVIERFPLIVWAGAALLGFIAGELFVNDPALYHTYTDSIEATIGVSHHGAEIACGIIGAVIVLAIGKYMKSRHEKGAVTA from the coding sequence GTGGAATTCGGATCGACAGCGTTTTTTCTGGCATTGCTCCAGATCGTTTGGGTAAACATCCTGTTGTCGGGGGACAACGCGGTGGTTATCGCTTTGGCGGCGCGTTCGCTGCCTGAGCATCAACAGAAGAAAGCCATTGTCATTGGCTCGGCGGCAGCGATCGTCATGCGGATCGTGTTGACGCTGGTGGCTGCGCAGTTGTTGCAGTTGCCTTGGTTGAAGCTTATCGGCTCCATCCTGCTGTTGTACGTGGGTATCACTTTGCTGGTGCCTGAAAACGAGGACGACAGCGGTCACGCGGTCAAGGGCACGATGCTCGCTGCCATTCGAACCATTCTTATCGCTGACCTGGTCATGAGCCTGGACAACGTGATTGCGGTGGCTGCCGCAGCGATGGGCAATACGACATTGCTGATCGCGGGTCTGGCCATCAGCATTCCGTTGGTGATTTTCGGCAGCACGCTGCTGCTCAAGGTGATCGAGCGTTTCCCGCTCATCGTCTGGGCAGGCGCGGCACTGCTGGGTTTCATCGCTGGCGAACTGTTCGTCAACGACCCGGCCCTGTACCACACGTATACCGATTCGATCGAAGCCACCATCGGCGTGAGCCATCATGGTGCGGAAATCGCGTGCGGCATTATCGGTGCGGTGATTGTCCTTGCCATCGGCAAGTACATGAAATCGCGCCACGAGAAGGGCGCCGTCACGGCGTAA
- the sucD gene encoding succinate--CoA ligase subunit alpha has translation MSILINKDTKVITQGITGKTGQFHTRMCREYANGRNAFVAGVNPKKAGEDFEGIPIFANATEAKAATGANVSVIYVPPAGAAAAIWEAVEADLDLVICITEGIPVRDMLEVRNRMRAENKRTLLLGPNCPGLITPDEIKIGIMPGHIHRKGRIGIVSRSGTLTYEAVAQVTELGLGQSSAVGIGGDPINGLKHIDILKMFNDDPDTDAVIMIGEIGGPDEVNAAEWAKDNMKKPVVGFIAGVTAPAGKRMGHAGALISGGADTAQAKLEIMEACGIKTTKNPSEMAKLLKSVM, from the coding sequence ATGTCGATTCTGATCAACAAAGATACCAAGGTCATCACGCAAGGGATTACCGGCAAGACCGGTCAATTCCACACGCGTATGTGCCGCGAATACGCCAACGGACGCAACGCGTTCGTGGCGGGCGTGAACCCCAAGAAAGCCGGCGAAGACTTCGAAGGCATTCCGATTTTCGCCAACGCCACCGAAGCGAAGGCCGCCACTGGCGCCAACGTGTCGGTGATCTACGTGCCGCCGGCAGGCGCAGCCGCCGCGATCTGGGAAGCCGTCGAGGCCGATCTGGATCTGGTCATCTGCATCACCGAAGGCATCCCGGTGCGTGACATGCTGGAAGTGCGCAATCGCATGCGCGCCGAAAACAAGCGCACGCTGCTGCTCGGACCCAACTGCCCGGGCCTGATCACGCCGGACGAAATCAAGATCGGCATCATGCCGGGTCACATCCACCGCAAGGGCCGCATCGGCATCGTCAGCCGCTCCGGCACCCTGACGTACGAAGCGGTTGCGCAGGTTACCGAACTGGGTCTGGGTCAATCCAGCGCCGTCGGTATCGGTGGCGACCCGATCAACGGCCTGAAGCACATCGACATCCTCAAGATGTTCAATGACGATCCAGATACCGACGCCGTCATCATGATCGGCGAAATCGGTGGTCCGGATGAAGTCAACGCCGCGGAATGGGCGAAGGACAACATGAAGAAGCCGGTGGTTGGCTTCATCGCGGGTGTCACGGCGCCTGCCGGCAAGCGCATGGGTCACGCCGGTGCGCTGATCTCGGGCGGTGCCGACACGGCCCAGGCAAAACTGGAAATCATGGAAGCGTGCGGCATCAAGACGACCAAGAACCCGTCTGAAATGGCCAAGCTTCTCAAGTCCGTCATGTAA